The following nucleotide sequence is from Mesobacillus jeotgali.
TGGAAAAAGGAAAAATGATATTTTACGGGGCTCCAGGAATGCTGTGGAATCAACCTGGAATTTTGGCAAAAGCAAGTTTAAGACTGCCATTCATCAAAGAATTAGAAATGCAGCTGGAGGGGAAATATGCTGTTAAATGAGATGAACCCTAGCATAAAGGCCCTGAGCATTCTCGTCAGCATCTTGCTGCTTTCGATATTTTTCGATCCAGTCACGCCCTTGTTAAGTCTCGTATTGACCATAGTGATCACATTTAGTTTTGCACAGGTAAGTTTTAAAAAGTGGATCCTGTTATTCTCTCCTTTTCTCTTTATGGCGATTGTCTATGTCTGGTCATCATTATTGTTTCCGAGAGTAGATCCTGGAGACAGTATCATCTGGGAATGGAGGTTCATCACCATTACTGCGGAGGGATTCCAAAGAAGCATATCCCTTGGATTAAGAGTATTGAGTTTCGCTTCCCTTTCACTCTTATTTGCCCTTACGACAAATCCGATTAACTTTTTGCTTAGCTTGATGCAGCAATGCAGGCTTTCTCCCAAGATTGCCTATTCCATCATGGCGGGTTATCAATTTCTCCCCTTAATAAAAGATGAGTTCAGTATTATCAGAAGTGCCCATCGAATTCGAGGAGCAGGCAGAACTATAACTCTCCGGGATAAGCTAAAGCAAATCAAGAGGTATGCAATCCCCCTGCTGGCAAGCGGGATCAGAAAAGCAGAAAGAACAGCTGTTGCAATGGAGTCAAAAGGTTTTACTGGAGATAGAAACCGAGAATTTTATAAAGTAATCTCCATATCTAAAAAGGATTGGTTGTTGTTATGTTTACTGATCAGCGTTGTTGTCGTGAGCGCTTTTACCTCACACCAGCTTGGCTACCTTTCATTGTATAAAGGCGAATTATAAGAAAAGCGCAAGCGCCTTGTTCAGCCCCGACAAGCGCTGGAGGGCCGGCCGGTGAAGTCGATCTTTGACTTCATTGGACGGACCGAAATCTAAATGTGTAGCCGACTGCCCAGAAACGCAGAAACTGGAGACTCCGACAAAGAAGCGCTTTTTGCTTCTGCCGGCGGAGTTGAAGTTTCGGAGTTTCTAGGAGGCGAAACTAGACAAGCGACTCGAGGGGCTAGGCGCTGGAGCTAGACACTAATCTATGTGAAAAACTTTATACTTTCTAATCCTATAATAAAACCCAGCTCCTGCAAATGCAGGTGCTGGGTTTCTGCTAGTCTTAATTTTTTACCGAGAGTACTGCTTCCCAATCAATTGTACCGTTTTTGACTTGCTCACGTTTTTCTTTATCCATGATGTCTGCAGGTCTCCCGCCTTTCGGCCAGTCGCCCTCATGCCCTTCGAATTCTGGTCGATCATGCGACAGGATAAATGCTGCCAAATCAATTGCTTGCTGATCAGTTAAAGTTCCTCCCTGTCCTTTAGGCATGTTCTTCTGAACGTATCCCGCCATTTTGGTCATTCTTGACATACCTGCACCGTCGTTGAAAGAATTTTCTCCCCATACGGCAGGTCCTGTATTTGTTCCAGTACCAGATCCATCAGCAGCATGGCAGCTTGCACAAGATTGTGCGTAAAGCTTTTCTCCGTCCTCAACACTAGGGACTGGATATTGCTTCGGCTCTTTAGGCGCTCTCCAAGGAAGATCTGCTCCAGCAGGGACCCCTTCTGACATGTATTGCAAATAAGCAATCATCGCGCGCATTTCTTTGCTGTCAGTCGGGAACATCTTTCCATTCATGCTTCGAATCATACATCCATTGATACGATCTTCCAGAGTGTAAACCTCACCTTCGCGCGGCCTGTATTCTGGATAGACTGCAGAAAGCCCGACCATCGGGGCTTCTTCTTTCACTGTACCTCCATTTGCGTGGCAGCTTGCACATGAGAGATTATTGCCTACGTACTCATCGGCCACTGTATTCGTTTCCATGACTAGCTCATGTCCATATTTAATACTTTCACCAAGAGGACCATCGGGTACATCCTCCATGCTTGGCGGGTTGAATTCAATTTCTTTGCTTGCACTCTCAGTTTGCGGCTGAGGCGCTGTTGCTGTTTTCAGCCGGCCCCAGGTCCTGGCTAATTTTCCAGCCAACAAATAATGATCCTACGATTAAAAATCCAATAATAATAGCAAGACTGTTTTTCATAATAATTTCCTCCTTATGTAGATTATTCAAGTTGCTATCCAATTTCCCTATACCCATTATAGTATAGATAACACTACTATTTTTATATTAAATATGTAGAAATAGTGAAAACTATAAGAATAGGAAAAAGGAGCTGGGTTTTCTCCAGCTCCTACTTTTCTATTTCTAAATAATATAAAAACCACACGGCGTGGTTCTGCTCATCATAAGCTGCACGCCTGAAAACCTCTTTTACGATCGGGTCTGCCGCTTCATCTGCTACTTCATGATAAAAATCAGTTGTTTTTTGTTCATCTTTAAAGGATGCTTCGATTCCTTCTAGATATGTGTCACTACATTCTTCAGTCATCTGCAGCGGCGGCCGCTTCCCTGTCAGTGTTGTATAAATCTGAGTAAACTGCCGCAAATGCTTTTTTTCATCATTCAGGATTTCATTGATTTGGTCCCTCTGCTCCTCATTCGGCGCCATTTCTGCAAGCTTAGCGTAACATTGTGTTGCACTGTATTCTCCATTTATAGCTTTCAACAGGTCACTGACAAGCTTTTGGTTCTGTCTGTAATGGTCATAATATGGATACATGTCAATCCTCCCCAAATTCTTTGTATCAGTGTATGGAGAGGAGTGAAGGGTGTGCTTTGGTCCATTTATTCCGGATTAAGCCCCTCATACTCAACAAAAATACCCTTTAAATACTTCTTTTCTTTGATCACTTTGATTCCAGATTCCCTCATAAAGCGACCAGTATCACGATTTAAGTGGCAGCCATCACACAGACGTTTCCACGCGGGTGTCAGGACATCCTGTATGGCAGCAAGCGCTTTTGATTCTGTTCTGACATGCTCAAAAAGGACAATTTTCCCGCCTTTTTTACACACTCTACGCACTTCCTGAAAAACCTTTTGAGGCTCACTTACGGAACAAAGAACAAGCGTGGCTACAACAGTGTCAAACTCGCCATCATTGAATGGAAGCGCCTCTGCCATCCCCTGATGGAACTCTACTGGCAATCCTGTTTCCTTTGCCCTAAGAATTGCCTGGTCAAGCATATGAGGATTGGGCTCCAGTGATACCACACTTTCAATATTCTCCCTGGAATAGTAAGGAAAATTCGCTCCTGTACCTGCACCAATTTCAAGGACATTTCCTTCTATACCAGAAATAATTTTTTTCCTGACTCTCGCGATCCATTTCTTCTCAAGTGGTCCCATGAGTTTATCATAAGAAAAAGCAAAAATTTTACCCAAAATTAGTTCTCCTAACTATTACCGTTTTCATCATTATAATCAAAAAGGCCCTGGAATAGCTATTGCTTAATCCAGGACCTTTCTATATAACTTCAAGGTTTAACTTGCTTCTATTGAACTTTGGTTATGCACACCCATGTAACTTAAGGCTTCAAAATTACCTTGATACAGTCGTCTTTTCGATCATTGAACATCTCATACCCTTTTGCCGCATCTTCAAGCGGAATCTTGTGAGTGATGATGTCAGTTGGGTCGAATTCTCCGTTTGAGACCATATCAAATAGTTTTGGCATGTAATGAATAACTGGAGCCTGCCCCATCTTCATCGTAATATTGCGTTCAAAGAAACGGCCAAGCGGGAACATATTGTATCTTAAGCCATAGACACCCGTAATTTGCACAGTTCCGAATTTTCTTACTGCTGTATGGGCGATTTCCAGCGCGGAAAGTGTTCCTCCCTGCAGCTTCAGTTTTTGTTCCACTTTTTCCACGACAGATTTCTTTCCGTCCATTCCCACACAATCAATTACCACGTCCGCTCCGCCATCAGTCAAGTTTTGCAGGAATTTCCCCGGGTCATCTTCCTGTGTAAAATCAAAGATTTCTACATTGTTGGTTTTTTTGGCATGCAGCAGTCTGTAGTCGAGGTGATCGACAGCGATGACACGTTTCGCCCCTTTCATCCAGGCGAATTTCTGCGTCATCAATCCAATCGGCCCGCTGCCAAGTACAATTACTGTATCGCCCTTTTTTACACCAGCATGCTCTACGCTCCACCATGCAGTTGGGATAACATCGGACAGGAATAATAGTGACTCATCCTCTAATTCACATGATTCAGGTACGACAAATGATGTGAAATCAGCATACGGCACCTTTAAGTATTCTGCCTGTCCACCAGGATGGTTGCCGTATTGTTCGGTGTATCCGAAATACGCCCCCGTATCCTTGTACTCATTGGTGTTATCACACTGACTTTCCATCTGATTCTGGCAGTAAAAACACTCACCACATGAAACGTTGAAAGGAATGACCACTCGATCTCCCTTTTTCAGATTTTTCACTCCAGGGCCCACTTCTTCGACGACTCCCATTGGCTCATGTCCGATAATGTAGCCTGGGCGAAGAGGCATATTGCCCTGATAAAGGTGCAGATCTGATCCGCAAATTGCCGTGGAGGTAATTTTCACAATCATATCCTGTTCATGTTCAATTTTTGGAGCTTCTACATTTTTTACTTGTACATCCTTTGAACCTTGGTAAGTCACTGCTTTCATAATTCTCCACCCCATTCCTATTAAGTACATTTTATGTTTCCCTGCAAGTTATCAGAGAAAACACTTATGGAAAGCTTTCCAATAATTAACTTTGTACATAAATTACTCCTCAATAATGCAAGTTATAAAATGGAGGTGTTGAAAAATGGAACCTAAACAGCCCGGAAATAAAAAACTGCCTGATTTTAAGGAAATGACTGACCGAGTTATCGCTGAACCTGCCAAAGGACCACAGCTGGTGATCAAAACAAATCTGGATCCTAGTGATGCAACTGAGGAGAATCCCTATTTCCAAAATGATCAAATGACTGATTCCGAAAAATTCAAAGAGTACTTTAAGGAGTAGACGATGGAAAAAACACAGGCTTATCTACGTGAAATCATATCCAATTACACAGAGACATATCCTCTTAGCAAAAAAATCTATAATCGATTAGAACAGGGCCATTACCCGTCTGAAGGTGAATTTGTCAAAGACCTGACTGCCGAAGAAATAGAGTTTTTGAACAAAATTCTCCCTGAAGCCATTGAGTATGCAAAAAATGAAATGGACGATAAACGCGCACAGCAATTAAATGAAGTATACGAGTTACTCTATTGAACAACAGAATTTTATTGCCGCTTTTTTTCATTTTAAGCTGCAAAAAACAGCAGAAGTTTAATCTGCTGTTTTTTACTATGTTCTTTTTTGTAAATTTACACTTTCTTCAAACTACGAACCCCTTAACTATTTACTGAAGCTGCATGCTCTTCGACTGGCTCTTCACCTGTCTTGTCCCTGTGGTAAATCGCATTGATTTCTCCTCCAAGCACAAGGGCAAGCCCTGTCAGGAACAGCCAGAGCATCAAGACGATTACCCCGCCGATGCTTCCATATGTGGCTGAATAGTTTCCGAAATTGCTAACGTAAAAAGAAAATCCCAATGAAATCAGCTGCCAAACAATTGTCGCGAATATCGCACCTGGAATTACATGCTTGAATGGATAATGTTTATTTGGAGCTACTCGATATAAGCCTGCCAAAACTCCGGCCATAACCACAATCGCGACAACCCATCTTACAATGTTGAACACAATATCTAAAGGCTCTGGGATCTGGACGATCGATTCTACTGTATCCAAAATCACTTTACCGAATACCGGCAAGAGCAGCGCCACTACAAACGCCAGGATCAAACCGAACGTCAGCATAATCGAAACAAGCCTTGCTTTAATGAATGACCTCGTTTCCTTTACATCAAACGCAATATTCATTGCTTTTATGAATGCATTCATGCCGCTCGATGCTGACCATAACGTACCTATGATACCAAAAGTAAGCAGGCCACCGTTTCGTTCGCTTACCAGTTGGACAACATTATCTCTTAATAATTCGGCTGATTGCGAGGGCAATAATGTATTTACAACATTTATAGCTTTCTGGGGATCGATATTCAAGTAAGGAACAATCGCTATCAACAGGATCAGCAATGGGAACAGCGCTAGCATGTAATAATACGCCTGTTGAGCAGCCAAACCCGTTGCCCGGTCTTTTTTCAATTCCCCCAGCAGGCTTTTGCCATAGTGCTTAAGTTTCTCTTTCAATTATGACTCACCTCTCATGGACATTTAATTATGCTTGTCTTTTCCCCCCCAAGAGAGGTTTTAATCATGATAAAAAAATCCTGGAAAGCAACGCAGACAAAAAAGACCATTTCTGGTCTTTTTCATCGAATTACTTATCGTCCTCTACGTATGGGTCGTGTTCGTAAGGGGGAAGGTCGCCAAAGGAGGTCATAATCCCCTCTTCATCCAGCTCATTTTCGTATTTCTCATGCTGTTTATTTGGGTAAACGGTGATTTCCTTGCCGGAGATATCGTTGCCTACAAAATTCTCGAAATCCTCAACATAACCTACATTCTCTTCTGACTCAATATAGACGTCGTTATAATGATTCTGTGGCGTCATAAAATCAGATGGAGTTTCTGAAGTTCCCCAGCTCGAAACCTCTTGCCAAGAATCTTCTGCGTCATAAGAGACATTTTCATCCTTGTTATCCAGATCAAATTTTCCGAAAGGCGGCATCAGCACCCCTTCTTCTATAGGTCGATTATGGGAAACGGTGCGTTCAGGGGTGTGTTCAATACAAAAGGTCGTTTCTGGTACGGCTTGAAGTCGCTCATATGGAATCTCTCGCCCGCAAGCCTCACACTTTCCATAACTTCCTTTCTCAATGGCCTGTATGGCTTTATCTATACTCTGGATTTGATATTCTACATGATCATTCAGTGCAATATCTTTCTCCCGTTCATATAACTCAGTTCCTTCATCCCCTGGATGGTTATCATAGCTCGAAAGCTCTCCTGTAGACTCATGGGCATGTCCACTTCTTAGATCAAAATGGTCATTTGCGTCAAGGTGGGATTCGAGATTTTTTTTTATTTTTGAGAAGCTCTGCCTTGAATGCCGACAGCTGGCCTTTTGTTAGCATATCAGCTGCTCCTTTCTTAGTGCAGTTTTTATTAGCTTGCTGCAATCTGCCCCATTTAATAAAAGGTAATAAGTGTTATCTTCGCCGCAAGTACCATTATTGCGGCACAAGTCATAGTATATATGACAACTTATAATCAGGAGTGATGCCTATGCCTTTATTTGTTAATGGATATGTTTCTCCACAGGTTTATTGCAACATCGATGATCTCAAGGTACAGAGCAACCAGGAGAAATTCCACCTCAATTATTTACAAGAAATCCTTAATGAGCAGCAAAAGCTCAATAAAGATTTGACAGGAAGCGTAACAAAATTCGATCAAACATTGGAGCATAACAGACAAGAACAATTTTCACAATTTCAGGAAGTGGTTTCGTTTCTCACTAAACAGGAAAATATTTCGGAAAAGGTCATGGAAAACTTCTCGGAGCAGAAGGAATCCACAACGGAAATCGATGATAAACTGATTAAACTTGAAGAGATGAACGAACAATTTTCGAAAGCCCTTTTGAACCGAGAGCTGACAAGCGAGGCAATCTTAGATCAGCTGGCCCATCAGCAATCAATGATACAGGATTTGAACCGCAAGCTTCTCGAATACGAAGATGTTACGAAAGCTTTGGTCATTCAGGCTCAAAAACAGGAAGAACTGCAGGATATGCTGGCAAAACATGCCGATTTGCAGGGGATTTTTCATGAAACAATCATGGAACGACTCGGAAAGCAGGATGCCGTTGGTGAAACAATTAATGATCAGCTAGGTGAAATCAAGACGTCTTTATCGACAAAAGCAAACGCAATCATTGAAAAAGTTGAAGAACAATACTCCAAATTCACACAATTTTTCTTAAGTCTTATCATGCCCAATATCACTCAAAAGAAAATTATCAAAGGTAAAACGTTTAAAACAAAAGCAAAACAGGAAAAATAATAAAAGCGTAAGGGCCTTGGTCAGCATCGACAAGCTTGTTATCAAGCAAAAAAAAGCATTGGCAATTTGCCAATGCTTTTCAAAACACGGTTAGTCCAAAATCGTCAATTTCACTTGCTTTCTTCCCCATTGAAGGGCCCCGCTTTGAGTAGGGATAAATACATCAATGCGGTTTCCTTTGATGGCTCCGCCAATATCTTCGGCAGTGGCATAGCCATAGCCTTCAACATATACCTTAGATCCAAGAGGAATAACAGTTGGATCGACAGCAATGACTTTTGCATTTGGATTAGTTTTCAGGTTCACACCTGTCTTTGTAATTCCAGAGCATCCTGTACAATTTGCTGTATAAGCCGTTGCTTCAACGGTAATCTGGTTTGTCGCTGCTGCTGGCTTTGCTGCAGCTGGTTGTGCTGTTACTTGATTAGCAGGCGCTGCTGCTGGTGTTGCTGCTGGAGTTGCTGCTGGTTTTGCAGTTTTCTCCACCTTCATCTCAGCTGGCATATTTGTATAAACTGCCAGGCTCATCCCCGGATGAATAAGGTCTGATGATAATTTATTCCAACCTTTTAGATCATTTACTGTTACACCATAAGCTTTGGCAATACTCCAAAGTGTATCTCCTTTTCTTACTTGTGCATGCTTAATAGGAGAAACTTCTAGCAAGTCATTTGGATGAATGACATTACTCGTTAAGTTATTCCATTTTTTTAGTGAATCTACTGTTACGCCGTATTCCTTCGAAATACCCCAAAGTGTATCCCCCTTATGTACGACGATTTCCTCTGCCTGTGCTTGTGTGCCGGCAGCTCCAGAAATTGCCGCTGCTGCAACCAAAGATAATAATGACTTTTTCATTTGTTTGCCTCCCATCGGCTAATTTTTATCACGTGAATTATCGTAACATAGAATATCGGTACAAAAAGAACAAGCATATTTAAATTGGATTACGAGAATAACAGAATTATAACGAGAACATGTCATATTTACAGAATATTCAGTTAAAATAAAACTTTCGTAGGAATAATTTCTAATTGATTTGAAAATTATTCTATTCTTTTCTTCTGAATCCATATTTTTCTAGATCTCTCAGGCTTACCCTTTTAAAATTTTTCGCTTTTCATGACATTAAACTTTAGCAAATCAAATCACGAACAAGAAATTGATTGTCTTATTTTGACATGCAAAAAAAGCTAAAATCTCCTGAGCGGGATTTTAGCTTTTTTATTCTTCTATGCGATTGTTTCAATTTTCACGGCACAAGCCTTGAATTCTGCTGTCCCTGAAATTGGGTCATATTCATTCAGGGTAAGTACATTTGTCGGAACCTCGGACCAGTGGAAACTCATGAACACGAGTCCAGGAACAACCTGAGCAGTTATTTTTGCTTTTACGTCAAGCGTACCTCGTCGTGAACTCACCCTGACGAGATCTCCATCATTGATATGGAGGCGAAGTGCATCTTCAGGATGAATATCCAGGGTTTCCTCTGTCTGTTTAATTTTCACCCCTGCTGCGTAGTGCCGTGTTTGTGTATGAGTATTGTAGGACTCATACCGTCTGCCCGTTGTCAGGGTAAAAGGAAAGTGCTCATCTGGCTGTTCTAAAGGCGGTGTGAATTCAACTGGTACAAAACTGGATCGTTTTTTATTTTCACTTTCACCATGGAACCTTTCGTGAAGGACTTTCGTGCCTGGATGAGCCTCATCAGGACAAGGGTAGTGGATTCCATACTCTTTTTCAAGACGTTCATATGATATGCCCCCATACATCTCCCAAGCAAGTTCCCTCACTTCATTCCAAATTTCTTCGCTTGATTGATAACTCATCGGGTAACCCATTTTCGTCGAAAGTTCACACAATATCTCCCAGTCTTCTTTCACTCCAGACTGGGCAGTGACCGCAGTGCGTACACGCTGGACTCTCCTGTCTGTATTGGTGTATGTCCCGTCAACTTCGCCCCATGACTTGGCAGGCAGTACGACATCTGCCATCTCGGCCGTTTCTGTCATAAAAATATCCTGGACGATGAGTAAATCGAGTTTTTCCAATAGACTTCTGGTATGGTTCATATGAACGTCTGCGACCAACGGATTTTCTCCTATACAATACAAGGCTTTAATTTCACCTGTATCAATCTTATCGAAGGTCCTCGTCTGGGTGTCACCAACTTTTTTGCTGATTTTAATATTCCATAATTTCTCGAAACGGTCACGATATTCGTCATCCAATAGGCTGACAGCACCAGTAAGCTGGTTCGGCAGGCATCCCATGTCCCCCGCTCCCTGGACATTATTCTGACCCCTTAAAGGCATGATGCCTGAACCTTTTTTGCCAATCTGGCCAGTCAGTAAAGCAAGGTTCGCAATATCAAACACATTATTCACTCCACAGTGATGTTCGGTAATGCCGAGTGTGTATGCAATCATCGACCTGCTGGCCTTTGCATACAGGTGAGCAACCTCAATGATATCTGTTGGCGCTAACCCGGTGATTTCTGCTGAATATTCTGGTGTATAGCGTTCAACCTTTGACAGCAATACATCAAAATCCTCAGTATGCCTGCCAATGAATCCTTGGTCATACAGCTTTTCTTTTATAATAATCCGGATCATCCCGTTGATCAGCGCAATATCTGTTCCAACGTTAATTTGCAGATGTTTATGTGCTGACTTGACCATATCGATTCTTCTTGGGTCAATGACGATGATCTTAAGACCGCCCTTGGCAGCTTTTTTCATTCTATTTCCTATGATCGGATGTGCTTCAGTCGTATTGGAACCCATAAGTAAAAGCACTTCGGCATCATCTATATCTTCCAATGTGTTTGTTGGGAAACCGCTTCCAAAAACAGTCGCCAGACCGGCAACACTAGGAGCGTGTCAGGTTCGGTTACAGCCATCAATATTGTTGCTTCCGATTGCAGTCCTCATAAACTTCTGGGTAACGTAGTTCGATTCATTGGTAGTCCGTGCGCAAGCAAACATCGAAATCGCCTCGGGACCAAAATCCGCCTTAATTCCTGTCAATCGGCCTGCTATGTAATCATACGCTTCCTCCCAGGTAGCCTTTACCAGCTCTCCTGCTTTCCGGATCATAGGTGTATTCAATCTTTTCGGAGCATGTACATATTGATAGGCAAAAGCTCCTTTTATACATGTTTGTCCTTTATTTACAGGTGCGTCTTTATCGCCTCTGATTTTCACTATTTTATTATTTTCTACATCCAATATTAAACCGCATCCTGTTCCA
It contains:
- a CDS encoding energy-coupling factor transporter transmembrane component T family protein codes for the protein MLLNEMNPSIKALSILVSILLLSIFFDPVTPLLSLVLTIVITFSFAQVSFKKWILLFSPFLFMAIVYVWSSLLFPRVDPGDSIIWEWRFITITAEGFQRSISLGLRVLSFASLSLLFALTTNPINFLLSLMQQCRLSPKIAYSIMAGYQFLPLIKDEFSIIRSAHRIRGAGRTITLRDKLKQIKRYAIPLLASGIRKAERTAVAMESKGFTGDRNREFYKVISISKKDWLLLCLLISVVVVSAFTSHQLGYLSLYKGEL
- a CDS encoding c-type cytochrome, encoding MAGKLARTWGRLKTATAPQPQTESASKEIEFNPPSMEDVPDGPLGESIKYGHELVMETNTVADEYVGNNLSCASCHANGGTVKEEAPMVGLSAVYPEYRPREGEVYTLEDRINGCMIRSMNGKMFPTDSKEMRAMIAYLQYMSEGVPAGADLPWRAPKEPKQYPVPSVEDGEKLYAQSCASCHAADGSGTGTNTGPAVWGENSFNDGAGMSRMTKMAGYVQKNMPKGQGGTLTDQQAIDLAAFILSHDRPEFEGHEGDWPKGGRPADIMDKEKREQVKNGTIDWEAVLSVKN
- a CDS encoding ferritin-like domain-containing protein, yielding MYPYYDHYRQNQKLVSDLLKAINGEYSATQCYAKLAEMAPNEEQRDQINEILNDEKKHLRQFTQIYTTLTGKRPPLQMTEECSDTYLEGIEASFKDEQKTTDFYHEVADEAADPIVKEVFRRAAYDEQNHAVWFLYYLEIEK
- a CDS encoding class I SAM-dependent methyltransferase, with the protein product MGKIFAFSYDKLMGPLEKKWIARVRKKIISGIEGNVLEIGAGTGANFPYYSRENIESVVSLEPNPHMLDQAILRAKETGLPVEFHQGMAEALPFNDGEFDTVVATLVLCSVSEPQKVFQEVRRVCKKGGKIVLFEHVRTESKALAAIQDVLTPAWKRLCDGCHLNRDTGRFMRESGIKVIKEKKYLKGIFVEYEGLNPE
- a CDS encoding zinc-dependent alcohol dehydrogenase, coding for MKAVTYQGSKDVQVKNVEAPKIEHEQDMIVKITSTAICGSDLHLYQGNMPLRPGYIIGHEPMGVVEEVGPGVKNLKKGDRVVIPFNVSCGECFYCQNQMESQCDNTNEYKDTGAYFGYTEQYGNHPGGQAEYLKVPYADFTSFVVPESCELEDESLLFLSDVIPTAWWSVEHAGVKKGDTVIVLGSGPIGLMTQKFAWMKGAKRVIAVDHLDYRLLHAKKTNNVEIFDFTQEDDPGKFLQNLTDGGADVVIDCVGMDGKKSVVEKVEQKLKLQGGTLSALEIAHTAVRKFGTVQITGVYGLRYNMFPLGRFFERNITMKMGQAPVIHYMPKLFDMVSNGEFDPTDIITHKIPLEDAAKGYEMFNDRKDDCIKVILKP
- a CDS encoding sigma-G-dependent sporulation-specific acid-soluble spore protein CsgA; translated protein: MEKTQAYLREIISNYTETYPLSKKIYNRLEQGHYPSEGEFVKDLTAEEIEFLNKILPEAIEYAKNEMDDKRAQQLNEVYELLY
- a CDS encoding YihY/virulence factor BrkB family protein produces the protein MKEKLKHYGKSLLGELKKDRATGLAAQQAYYYMLALFPLLILLIAIVPYLNIDPQKAINVVNTLLPSQSAELLRDNVVQLVSERNGGLLTFGIIGTLWSASSGMNAFIKAMNIAFDVKETRSFIKARLVSIMLTFGLILAFVVALLLPVFGKVILDTVESIVQIPEPLDIVFNIVRWVVAIVVMAGVLAGLYRVAPNKHYPFKHVIPGAIFATIVWQLISLGFSFYVSNFGNYSATYGSIGGVIVLMLWLFLTGLALVLGGEINAIYHRDKTGEEPVEEHAASVNS
- a CDS encoding TraR/DksA C4-type zinc finger protein — translated: MKKNLESHLDANDHFDLRSGHAHESTGELSSYDNHPGDEGTELYEREKDIALNDHVEYQIQSIDKAIQAIEKGSYGKCEACGREIPYERLQAVPETTFCIEHTPERTVSHNRPIEEGVLMPPFGKFDLDNKDENVSYDAEDSWQEVSSWGTSETPSDFMTPQNHYNDVYIESEENVGYVEDFENFVGNDISGKEITVYPNKQHEKYENELDEEGIMTSFGDLPPYEHDPYVEDDK
- a CDS encoding 3D domain-containing protein translates to MKKSLLSLVAAAAISGAAGTQAQAEEIVVHKGDTLWGISKEYGVTVDSLKKWNNLTSNVIHPNDLLEVSPIKHAQVRKGDTLWSIAKAYGVTVNDLKGWNKLSSDLIHPGMSLAVYTNMPAEMKVEKTAKPAATPAATPAAAPANQVTAQPAAAKPAAATNQITVEATAYTANCTGCSGITKTGVNLKTNPNAKVIAVDPTVIPLGSKVYVEGYGYATAEDIGGAIKGNRIDVFIPTQSGALQWGRKQVKLTILD
- the fdhF gene encoding formate dehydrogenase subunit alpha, with the protein product MSLISQVKTVCGYCGTGCGLILDVENNKIVKIRGDKDAPVNKGQTCIKGAFAYQYVHAPKRLNTPMIRKAGELVKATWEEAYDYIAGRLTGIKADFGPEAISMFACARTTNESNYVTQKFMRTAIGSNNIDGCNRTUHAPSVAGLATVFGSGFPTNTLEDIDDAEVLLLMGSNTTEAHPIIGNRMKKAAKGGLKIIVIDPRRIDMVKSAHKHLQINVGTDIALINGMIRIIIKEKLYDQGFIGRHTEDFDVLLSKVERYTPEYSAEITGLAPTDIIEVAHLYAKASRSMIAYTLGITEHHCGVNNVFDIANLALLTGQIGKKGSGIMPLRGQNNVQGAGDMGCLPNQLTGAVSLLDDEYRDRFEKLWNIKISKKVGDTQTRTFDKIDTGEIKALYCIGENPLVADVHMNHTRSLLEKLDLLIVQDIFMTETAEMADVVLPAKSWGEVDGTYTNTDRRVQRVRTAVTAQSGVKEDWEILCELSTKMGYPMSYQSSEEIWNEVRELAWEMYGGISYERLEKEYGIHYPCPDEAHPGTKVLHERFHGESENKKRSSFVPVEFTPPLEQPDEHFPFTLTTGRRYESYNTHTQTRHYAAGVKIKQTEETLDIHPEDALRLHINDGDLVRVSSRRGTLDVKAKITAQVVPGLVFMSFHWSEVPTNVLTLNEYDPISGTAEFKACAVKIETIA